Proteins encoded together in one Streptomyces umbrinus window:
- a CDS encoding acyltransferase encodes MPKRKNTFSSRRRRLVQRAVHAGWSWVQRTGAVTAERPGRLHFGAMGTGTRLAFPQGTVFGEPWIHLGDHCIIAEQVTLTAGLMPDLDLGPDPILRIGDGVVLGRGSHVIADTTVTIGSDCYFGPYVYVTSTNHSYDDPHEPIGKQWPRMEPVEIGPGCWIGTGAVILPGARIGRNVVVAAGAVVRGAVPDHAVVAGAPARVVRRWTPGDGWQPPLRTPAPVPIPDGVTPEQLLALADLDAESIAGLRAVEGAHEDVRAES; translated from the coding sequence GTGCCCAAGCGCAAGAACACGTTCTCATCCCGGCGGCGCCGACTCGTCCAGCGCGCCGTCCACGCGGGCTGGTCCTGGGTGCAACGGACGGGCGCGGTGACCGCCGAGCGACCCGGGCGGCTGCACTTCGGGGCGATGGGAACAGGTACCAGGCTGGCCTTCCCGCAGGGCACCGTCTTCGGTGAGCCGTGGATCCATCTCGGCGACCACTGCATCATCGCCGAACAGGTCACTCTGACCGCCGGGCTGATGCCCGACCTCGACCTCGGCCCGGACCCCATCCTCCGCATCGGGGACGGTGTCGTCCTCGGCCGCGGCAGCCATGTCATCGCCGACACGACGGTCACGATCGGCAGCGACTGCTACTTCGGTCCGTATGTGTACGTGACGTCCACCAACCACTCCTACGACGACCCCCACGAACCCATCGGCAAGCAGTGGCCGCGGATGGAGCCGGTGGAGATCGGCCCGGGCTGCTGGATCGGCACGGGCGCGGTGATCCTGCCCGGCGCGCGCATCGGGCGGAACGTCGTGGTCGCGGCCGGCGCGGTCGTACGCGGTGCCGTCCCCGACCATGCGGTGGTGGCCGGGGCGCCGGCCAGGGTCGTACGCCGCTGGACCCCCGGCGACGGCTGGCAGCCGCCCCTGCGCACGCCGGCGCCGGTGCCGATTCCCGACGGGGTCACGCCGGAACAGTTGCTCGCCCTGGCCGACCTGGACGCGGAGAGCATCGCCGGGTTGCGGGCCGTCGAGGGCGCCCACGAGGACGTACGAGCCGAGTCCTGA
- a CDS encoding DMT family transporter: MTALFALATSLLWGLADFGGGLLARRTPALTVVVVSQSIAAVVLGVIVLVTGAWSEASPQLWFAVAAGLVGPVGMLAFYKALALGPMGVVSPLASLSIAVPVAVGLVLGERPGLVQFAGIAVAVVGVVLAGGPHFRGAPVQRQAVLLTLVAAFGFGAVMALIAEASSTLTGLFLALFVQRVTNVVTGGTALYVAVRRGSVAPPKIAWGSLPALAFVGLADVAANGTYSLAAQHGPVTVAAVLASLCPVVTALAARGFLSERLRGIQAAGAGLALVGTVLLATG; this comes from the coding sequence ATGACAGCGCTGTTCGCCCTGGCCACAAGCCTCCTCTGGGGGCTGGCCGACTTCGGCGGAGGGCTGCTGGCACGACGTACGCCCGCGCTGACGGTCGTGGTCGTCTCGCAGTCGATCGCCGCCGTCGTGCTCGGCGTGATCGTCCTCGTCACCGGCGCCTGGAGCGAGGCGAGTCCGCAGCTGTGGTTCGCGGTGGCGGCCGGCCTCGTCGGACCCGTCGGGATGCTGGCCTTCTACAAGGCACTCGCCCTCGGCCCGATGGGCGTCGTCTCGCCGCTCGCCTCGCTCAGCATCGCCGTCCCCGTGGCGGTGGGCCTCGTCCTCGGCGAGCGCCCGGGCCTGGTCCAGTTCGCGGGTATCGCGGTCGCCGTCGTGGGGGTCGTCCTCGCGGGCGGACCGCACTTCAGGGGCGCACCCGTGCAGCGGCAGGCCGTACTGCTCACCCTGGTCGCGGCATTCGGCTTCGGTGCGGTGATGGCCCTGATCGCCGAGGCGTCGTCCACCCTCACCGGCCTCTTCCTCGCCCTGTTCGTGCAGCGCGTCACGAACGTCGTCACGGGAGGCACGGCCCTGTACGTCGCCGTCCGGCGCGGCAGCGTGGCTCCCCCGAAGATCGCGTGGGGGTCCCTCCCGGCCCTGGCGTTCGTCGGACTCGCGGACGTGGCCGCCAACGGCACGTACTCACTGGCCGCCCAGCACGGCCCGGTCACCGTGGCCGCCGTCCTCGCCTCTCTCTGCCCGGTGGTGACGGCCCTCGCCGCGCGCGGCTTCCTCAGCGAACGGCTGCGCGGGATCCAGGCGGCGGGGGCGGGCCTGGCGCTGGTGGGCACAGTGCTGCTCGCCACGGGCTGA
- a CDS encoding helix-turn-helix domain-containing protein: MSDLDLLTQSLARSVKRWRTERGFTLDTLAARAGVSRGMLIQIEQARTNPSLGTVVKIGDALGISITTLLDYEQGPKVRIVPADQAVRLWHTDAGSYNRLLAGTEAPGPLEMWDWLLMPGEGSPSDPHPTGTVELLHVTKGELTLTVDGEEYRVPAGASVSFEANTPHTYANSGDVPLEMVMAVSVPGVH, translated from the coding sequence GTGTCGGATCTCGACCTCCTGACCCAGTCCCTGGCGCGCAGCGTCAAGCGCTGGCGCACCGAGCGCGGCTTCACCCTGGACACGCTCGCGGCCCGCGCCGGGGTCAGCCGCGGCATGCTCATCCAGATCGAGCAGGCCCGCACCAACCCCAGCCTGGGCACCGTCGTCAAGATCGGTGACGCGCTCGGCATCAGCATCACCACGCTGCTCGACTACGAGCAGGGACCGAAGGTCCGGATCGTCCCGGCCGACCAGGCCGTTCGGCTCTGGCACACCGACGCGGGCAGCTACAACCGGCTCCTCGCGGGCACCGAGGCGCCCGGCCCGCTGGAGATGTGGGACTGGCTGCTGATGCCGGGCGAGGGCAGCCCCTCCGACCCGCACCCCACGGGAACGGTCGAGCTCCTGCATGTCACGAAGGGCGAGCTGACGCTCACCGTCGACGGCGAGGAGTACCGCGTCCCCGCGGGCGCGAGCGTCTCCTTCGAGGCCAACACCCCTCACACGTACGCCAATTCGGGCGACGTACCGCTGGAGATGGTCATGGCCGTGTCGGTCCCGGGCGTGCACTGA
- a CDS encoding YbaK/EbsC family protein has protein sequence MRAPIGQFDDATPAPDCLDTLTRPVADAVRQWRGSVPADQIVYVDTEPEWADTATFVEHYGKDLLDRSANCVVVAGKRGGESTLAACVVLSTTRVDVNGAVRRQLGARKASFASMDTATGETGMEYGGITPIGLPADWPVLVDSAVVDLPYVLVGSGRRRGKLLVPGKVFAELPNAVVLEGLGVA, from the coding sequence ATGCGCGCACCCATCGGACAATTCGACGACGCCACCCCCGCTCCCGACTGCCTCGACACACTGACCCGCCCGGTCGCCGACGCCGTACGCCAGTGGCGCGGCAGCGTCCCCGCCGACCAGATCGTGTACGTCGACACCGAGCCGGAGTGGGCCGACACCGCCACCTTCGTCGAGCACTACGGCAAGGACCTCCTCGACCGGTCGGCCAACTGCGTGGTCGTCGCGGGCAAGCGGGGAGGGGAGAGCACGCTCGCCGCGTGTGTCGTGCTCTCGACCACCCGCGTCGACGTGAACGGCGCCGTGCGCCGCCAACTCGGCGCGCGCAAGGCCTCGTTCGCGTCGATGGACACGGCGACCGGCGAGACCGGCATGGAGTACGGCGGCATCACGCCGATCGGACTCCCCGCCGACTGGCCGGTGTTGGTGGACTCGGCGGTGGTCGATCTCCCGTACGTGCTGGTCGGCAGCGGTCGCCGGCGGGGGAAGCTGCTCGTTCCGGGGAAGGTGTTCGCGGAGCTGCCGAACGCCGTGGTGCTGGAGGGACTCGGGGTCGCCTGA
- a CDS encoding cation diffusion facilitator family transporter, translating into MSAGHHGHSHQDEHGQGHHHHGHRQDRGAPGHEHGAGHPPRARQGLRHDLRHRLAHRVAHLLKPHSHASTDKVDPALESSARGIRTLWISLAVLGVTAVAQAVVVAVSGSVALLGDTVHNAADALTAVPLGIAFVLGRRAATRRFTYGYGRAEDLAGLAIVLTIAASAVFAGWTAVDRLFAPRPVEHIPIVAAAAVIGFAGNEWVARYRIRVGREIGSAALVADGLHARTDGFTSLAVLLGAGGAALGWQLADPVVGLAITVALLLVLRDAAREVFRRVMDAIDPELVDTAERALREVPGVQAVGELRLRWIGHRLRAEVAVVVDGEASVRQAHGIAVEAEHALLHAVPGLTAALVHADPSPAPGETDPHLALAHHTTA; encoded by the coding sequence GTGAGCGCCGGGCACCACGGGCACAGCCACCAGGACGAGCACGGGCAGGGGCATCACCACCACGGGCACCGGCAGGACCGCGGCGCCCCCGGCCACGAGCACGGCGCCGGGCACCCGCCCCGCGCCCGCCAAGGCCTCCGCCACGACCTCCGTCACCGTCTCGCCCACCGCGTCGCCCACCTCCTCAAGCCCCACTCCCACGCGTCCACCGACAAGGTCGACCCGGCCCTCGAGTCCTCGGCCCGAGGCATCCGCACCCTCTGGATCTCGCTGGCCGTCCTCGGCGTGACCGCGGTGGCCCAGGCGGTGGTCGTCGCGGTCTCCGGTTCGGTCGCGCTGCTCGGCGACACCGTGCACAACGCGGCGGACGCGCTCACCGCCGTACCGCTCGGCATCGCCTTCGTGCTGGGTAGAAGGGCGGCGACGCGCCGGTTCACGTACGGCTACGGCCGGGCCGAGGACCTGGCGGGACTCGCGATCGTGCTGACGATCGCCGCGTCCGCGGTCTTCGCGGGCTGGACGGCCGTCGACCGGCTGTTCGCGCCGCGCCCGGTCGAGCACATCCCGATCGTCGCCGCGGCGGCCGTCATCGGCTTCGCGGGCAACGAGTGGGTGGCCCGCTATCGCATCCGCGTCGGCCGCGAGATCGGCTCGGCGGCGCTCGTCGCGGACGGGCTGCACGCGCGCACCGACGGATTCACCTCGCTCGCCGTGCTTCTCGGCGCGGGCGGCGCCGCGCTCGGCTGGCAACTCGCCGACCCGGTGGTCGGGTTGGCCATCACGGTCGCCCTGCTGCTGGTGCTGCGCGACGCCGCGCGCGAGGTCTTCCGCCGGGTCATGGACGCGATCGACCCGGAACTGGTCGACACGGCCGAGCGGGCGCTGCGCGAGGTGCCGGGCGTGCAGGCGGTGGGTGAGCTGCGGCTGCGCTGGATCGGTCACCGGCTGCGGGCCGAGGTGGCGGTGGTAGTCGACGGCGAGGCGAGCGTACGGCAGGCCCACGGCATCGCGGTCGAGGCCGAACACGCCCTGCTGCACGCCGTCCCGGGACTCACCGCGGCCCTGGTCCACGCGGACCCGTCACCCGCGCCGGGCGAGACGGACCCCCATCTCGCCCTGGCCCACCACACGACCGCCTGA
- a CDS encoding ArsR/SmtB family transcription factor, with protein sequence MSARMHLSPANDEHPRTPGEEQFALAAEVLALLGDRTRLVLLHALAEDEADVTTLTERCGAARPAVSQHLARLRLAGLVNTRKEGRRVIYSLRDGHLRRVVDEALNLADHRLSDRPTHD encoded by the coding sequence ATGAGCGCACGCATGCACCTGTCACCTGCGAACGATGAGCACCCGCGCACGCCGGGCGAGGAGCAGTTCGCCCTCGCCGCGGAGGTTCTCGCCCTCCTGGGGGACCGCACCAGGCTCGTCCTGCTGCACGCCCTGGCCGAGGACGAGGCCGACGTCACGACGCTGACGGAGCGCTGCGGAGCGGCCCGTCCGGCCGTCAGCCAGCATCTGGCGCGGCTGCGGCTCGCGGGTCTCGTCAACACGCGCAAGGAGGGCCGCAGGGTGATCTACTCCCTGCGCGACGGCCACCTGCGCCGGGTCGTGGACGAGGCCCTGAACCTGGCCGACCACCGGCTGAGCGACCGGCCGACGCACGACTGA
- a CDS encoding VOC family protein yields MNRDATLRSDVISSHAVVGAPCWVSLTARDQQAAEDFYRAVLGWRFREARLMDRFRIAYAEGVPVAGIAAVASMWQMAVAWTPYFAVDSADEAVARGQERGGTTAVGPIGFPPGRAALLADRDGAVFGIWEGQLVAGWETWRRAAPAFLRLHTRNAFDAAMFYGEVLEWATSEPGCIEVHYDGDEVVLRSDGDVVARIHSGAVEAAPDPTVRPHWQVHFAVDDVDACVSAALAHGGRVQEGASSQEAVLRDPDGAQFTVASRKER; encoded by the coding sequence ATGAACCGCGACGCAACACTCCGAAGCGACGTCATCTCCAGCCATGCGGTGGTCGGCGCCCCGTGCTGGGTCAGCCTGACGGCGCGCGACCAGCAGGCCGCGGAGGACTTCTACCGGGCGGTGCTCGGCTGGCGGTTCCGGGAGGCCAGGCTGATGGACCGGTTCCGGATCGCGTACGCGGAAGGGGTGCCCGTGGCCGGCATCGCCGCCGTGGCCTCCATGTGGCAGATGGCCGTCGCCTGGACCCCGTACTTCGCCGTGGACAGCGCGGACGAGGCCGTCGCCCGTGGCCAGGAGCGCGGCGGTACGACGGCGGTCGGGCCCATCGGCTTCCCGCCGGGCCGAGCCGCCCTGCTGGCCGACCGAGACGGCGCCGTCTTCGGCATCTGGGAGGGCCAGCTCGTCGCCGGCTGGGAGACCTGGCGCCGGGCGGCCCCGGCCTTCCTGCGGCTGCACACGCGCAACGCCTTCGACGCCGCGATGTTCTACGGGGAGGTCCTGGAGTGGGCCACCTCGGAACCCGGCTGCATCGAGGTCCACTACGACGGCGACGAGGTCGTGCTGCGCAGCGACGGCGACGTGGTGGCCCGTATCCACTCCGGTGCGGTGGAGGCGGCGCCCGATCCCACGGTCCGGCCGCACTGGCAGGTCCACTTCGCGGTCGACGACGTCGACGCGTGCGTGAGTGCGGCGCTGGCCCACGGGGGCAGAGTCCAGGAGGGCGCGTCCTCGCAGGAGGCGGTGCTGCGGGACCCCGACGGCGCGCAGTTCACGGTCGCGTCGCGGAAGGAGCGGTGA
- a CDS encoding MHYT domain-containing protein → MQGTVDGFSYGMVTPLAAYVMACLGAALGLRCITRSLRNDQSWKPGWLALGAASIGCGIWTMHFIAMIGFQVEESRIRYDVGLTILSLAVAIVVVGLGVFAVGYRGANTATLLMAGTFTGIGVAAMHYIGMAAIRVNGSLQYDVRTVALSVVIAILAATAALWAAVAIRGFMTSLGASLVMGVAVSGMHYTGMAAVSVHLHDATGSPGAGGSAYTLLLPMLLGPALFLLLAGVVVMFDPMLVLGDGDWRRPVTGRRAPTRQAAWAEESGSLFEAPSDASRRAYGQAAPAPRNL, encoded by the coding sequence ATGCAAGGAACTGTCGACGGATTCAGCTATGGAATGGTCACGCCGCTGGCCGCCTACGTCATGGCATGCCTGGGGGCGGCCCTGGGGCTGCGCTGCATCACTCGGTCACTGCGCAACGACCAGTCGTGGAAGCCGGGCTGGCTGGCGCTGGGAGCGGCATCGATCGGATGCGGAATATGGACGATGCATTTCATCGCCATGATCGGATTCCAGGTCGAGGAAAGCCGTATTCGCTATGACGTCGGCCTGACGATTCTCAGCCTCGCCGTGGCGATTGTCGTCGTCGGCCTGGGAGTTTTCGCCGTCGGCTACCGCGGCGCGAACACGGCGACCCTCCTCATGGCGGGCACCTTCACGGGCATCGGGGTCGCAGCCATGCACTACATAGGCATGGCTGCCATCCGCGTGAACGGCAGCCTGCAGTACGACGTCCGCACCGTGGCCCTCTCCGTCGTGATCGCCATCCTCGCCGCGACCGCCGCACTCTGGGCCGCGGTCGCGATCCGCGGCTTCATGACCAGCCTGGGGGCCAGCCTCGTCATGGGCGTCGCCGTCTCCGGCATGCACTACACGGGCATGGCGGCCGTCAGCGTGCACCTCCACGACGCGACCGGCTCGCCAGGCGCCGGCGGCTCCGCCTACACGCTCCTGCTCCCCATGCTCCTCGGCCCCGCCCTCTTCCTGCTGCTCGCGGGAGTGGTCGTGATGTTCGACCCGATGCTGGTCCTCGGGGACGGCGACTGGAGGCGACCCGTCACCGGCCGACGTGCGCCCACGCGGCAGGCGGCCTGGGCCGAAGAGTCCGGCTCCCTTTTCGAGGCGCCGTCCGACGCGAGTCGGCGCGCGTACGGGCAGGCGGCGCCGGCACCGCGCAACCTGTGA
- a CDS encoding PQQ-dependent sugar dehydrogenase, which produces MKVRTRSTAFIGTICLVASLALTTASADEPAAPRQAAKVALREVAKAQNPIAGAAGPGGTVWIAERAGTVRVLDDKGLGEPVLDISGDTTTDGERGLLGIAFDKRFAHFYISYTNLEGTSTVDEFAVRNGKIRPNTRRTVITQTQPYPNHNGGDIRFGPDGYLYIALGDGGSGGDPHGNGQNLDTLLGKMLRIDPQGGKPYAIPRDNPFVNDPNAKDEIWAYGLRNPWRFSFDAHTGDLLIGDVGQSDWEEIDWAPAKSRGGENYGWSQMEGTHPFRGGTEPANHVPPVHEYDRTGLGCSVTGGYVYRGRAIPALRGQYVFSDYCDGTLRTLRMRNGKVTGESDLGVNGGEVISFVQSGDGELYVLAIGGSVSRIDPA; this is translated from the coding sequence GTGAAAGTTCGCACCCGAAGCACGGCGTTCATCGGCACCATCTGCCTCGTCGCATCCCTCGCCCTGACCACCGCGTCCGCCGACGAGCCCGCCGCCCCACGTCAGGCGGCGAAGGTCGCGCTGAGGGAAGTGGCCAAAGCCCAGAACCCGATCGCCGGCGCCGCCGGGCCCGGTGGCACGGTCTGGATAGCCGAACGCGCGGGCACGGTACGGGTCCTGGACGACAAGGGGCTCGGCGAACCCGTCCTCGACATATCCGGCGACACCACCACCGACGGCGAACGCGGCCTGCTGGGCATCGCGTTCGACAAGCGGTTCGCGCACTTCTACATCTCGTACACGAACCTCGAAGGCACCAGCACCGTCGACGAGTTCGCCGTACGGAACGGCAAGATCCGGCCGAACACCCGGCGCACCGTCATCACCCAGACGCAGCCCTACCCGAACCACAACGGCGGTGACATCAGGTTCGGCCCCGACGGCTACCTCTACATCGCGCTCGGCGACGGCGGCTCGGGCGGCGACCCGCACGGCAACGGACAGAACCTCGACACGCTGCTCGGCAAAATGCTGCGGATCGACCCGCAGGGCGGCAAGCCGTACGCGATCCCGCGGGACAACCCCTTCGTGAACGACCCGAACGCGAAGGACGAGATCTGGGCGTACGGGCTGCGCAACCCATGGCGGTTCTCCTTCGACGCACACACCGGCGACCTGCTGATCGGTGACGTCGGCCAGAGCGACTGGGAGGAGATCGACTGGGCCCCGGCGAAGAGCAGGGGCGGCGAGAACTACGGCTGGTCCCAGATGGAGGGCACCCATCCCTTCCGCGGCGGCACGGAACCCGCGAACCACGTGCCGCCGGTCCACGAGTACGACCGCACCGGGCTGGGCTGCTCGGTGACCGGCGGATACGTCTACCGCGGCAGGGCGATACCGGCCCTCAGGGGGCAGTACGTGTTCAGCGACTACTGCGACGGGACTCTGCGCACCCTGCGGATGAGGAACGGGAAGGTGACCGGCGAGAGCGACCTCGGAGTCAACGGCGGGGAGGTCATCTCGTTCGTACAGAGCGGCGACGGCGAGCTGTACGTGCTCGCCATCGGTGGCAGCGTCTCCCGCATCGACCCGGCGTGA
- a CDS encoding CoA-binding protein: MYGDPATIRKILSESGDTWAIVGLSSNERRAAYGVADVLQRYGKRIVPVHPKAETVHGEKGYASLEDIPFDVDVVDVFVNSDLAGPVADEAVAIGAKAVWFQLGVIDESAYDRTRAAGLDMVMDRCPAIEIPRLV; the protein is encoded by the coding sequence GTGTACGGCGACCCGGCAACGATCCGCAAGATCCTCAGCGAGTCCGGCGACACCTGGGCGATCGTCGGCCTGTCGTCGAACGAGCGGCGTGCCGCGTACGGCGTGGCGGACGTTCTCCAGCGCTACGGCAAGCGCATAGTGCCGGTCCACCCGAAGGCCGAGACGGTCCACGGTGAGAAGGGGTACGCCTCGCTGGAGGACATCCCCTTCGACGTCGATGTCGTCGACGTGTTCGTCAACAGCGACCTCGCCGGTCCCGTCGCCGACGAGGCGGTCGCCATCGGCGCCAAGGCGGTCTGGTTCCAGCTGGGCGTCATCGACGAGTCCGCGTACGACCGCACCCGTGCGGCCGGCCTCGACATGGTCATGGACCGCTGCCCGGCGATCGAGATCCCGCGCCTGGTCTGA